The genomic DNA TGCTGAGCCCGGCCTTCATCTTCTCGGGCATACCGCCCTTGGTGTTGACCTCGGTGCGGTAGTTGAGGTCGCCACACTCGCTGCACTGCAGCCAGACGTACTCGCGGGCCATGCCCTTTTTCTTCGCCATGGTTACTCTCGATTCATGACGCGGACCGGAGGGAAACCGGGCCGCAGACACGCGGACCTGACAATACGACAGAGCGGGAAGAGCCCAACTCTTCGCCGGTCTGGATGGTAGGCGCATGCAGGGGGCGATCAACGGTACGGGAAGCGCGGCCCGGGCGGCAGTTCACTTGGTCAGGGCCGCGGCGAGCGCGGCCAGTTGCTCGTCTGTGATCGTGGCGAAGATACAGACAGCCACCAAACCATCACTGTTGAGAGGAATTCCAATGTCAAGGATGTAGTCTTCGGCAAGGGGGCGTGAGCCGGGGGCGAGGGTGAAGGTGGCAACCGGGACGGGGAGGGTGGCGAGGGTCTCGGGGAGGACGACGAACTCGCGCCTAGGTCTGTCGCCTGCCTTCGTGATCAGACCTGGAAGAATGAACCCGGGGGCCTCCGGGATTGCCGCGGCTGGCTCGCGTGCTTGAACCGTCGCGCTCAATGGGGTGGTGCGGTGTGTGCCATCGTCAGGGCGGAGCAAGCCGACGCTCTCCCAGAGCGGGAAGACGAGCGTGCCTCGTGTGGCCGGGGGTTGCCGCTCTCTTTGCCAGTTTGGCATGACCCTCCAGACGTTCTCAGATACATGGGCGACATATGTGAGTGTGTGCAGCTTCACGCCTTGCCGTTCCAGACCAGCGCGCATGACGACATTCCAAGCAACAACAGTTGTGGAAGCCGCCCCCCAGCGATGCTGGTGCATTCCATAGAAGCGGGGACCGCGCTCGGAACTCCACGCATTTTCGCCCCAGGATGGCCACGGCAGAGAGAGGTTGCTTTGTAAGACAACTGGCTCAAAGAAGGCGACAACGATGTGGGCATCCTTCTTATCAAATGGAAGATATCGAGCAGTGCCGGTAACCTTGGCATCGGCATGTTCCCACGCCTCGTCGATGGCGCGGGGATCGACAATCAGGTAGATGGGTACTGGCTCACGCCGCGATTCGATCTGAACGCTCTCGGGATACCCCTTGAGATCCACGGCATGCGCAACCTCGCGTGTCGGCCAGCGATCGACGTTTGCGTGCTCTCGGAGCGCGGCGAGGACGCGCGCGACATCACGTTCGCGGATCGAGGGATCGAGCCCGTCATACCCGAGCGGATTGATGCAATCGACGAGGTCGAAGTGTGCGGGGTTGGAGAGGTCTGACGCTCCTGCTCGCTGGTCGATGGCAGGTGGCGATGTGTCTCCCATCGAAGCGGCGCAGATCAATGACCCACCGAAAGCCCACAGCAGAAGTGAGTTCATGGCGATAATCCTCTTTGGGGCAGCATCGACGACCGTGTCGTTCATCAGTGTAGCGTGAGGGCGTTGTGCGCATGGAAGGGCGTGGCAGAGGGTTGAAGTGACCGGCCCGTTATCGTGCGCAGAAAAAGAAGCCCGCCGGAGTGCGGCGGGCTTCCAAGAAATCAACTGTATGTCCAGTCGTGGTCGAGACTTACTTGATGATCTCGGTGACGACGCCGGAGCCGATGGTCTTGCCACCCTCACGGACGGCGAAGCGGACGCCGGGCTCCATGGCGACGGGCTTGTCGCCGAGGTCGATGGTCATGGTGACGTTGTCGCCGGGCATGCACATCTCGACGCCGGTCGGGAGGGCACAGGCGCCGGTGACGTCGGTGGTGCGGAAGTAGAACTGGGGGCGGTAGCCGTTGAAGAACGGCGTGTGACGACCACCCTCTTCCTTGGTGAGGATGTAGACCTCGCCCTTGAACTGGGTGTGGGGCTTGATGGAGCCGGGCTTGCAGAGGACCTGGCCGCGCTCGACGTCGTTCTTCTCAACGCCACGGAGGAGTGCGCCGACGTTGTCGCCGGCCTGTCCTGAGTCGAGGGTCTTGTTGAACATCTCGACGCCGGTGATGACGGAGGTCTTGCTGTCGGAGCGGAGCCCGACGATCTCGACGGGGTCGCCGACCTTCATGATGCCGCGCTCGATACGGCCGGTGGCGACGGTGCCGCGGCCCTTGATCGAGAAGACGTCTTCGACGGACATGAGGAAGGGCTTGTCGATCTCGCGGGTGGGCTCGGGGATCCAGGTGTCGATGGCCTCGAAGAGCTCATCGATGGGCTTGCAGATGGCGTCGTCCTTGGGGTTCTCAAGGGCGGCCTTGGACTGTCCGCGGATGATGGGGGTCTTGTCGCCGGGGAACTCGTACTTGTTGAGGAGTTCGCGGATCTCCATCTCGACGAGCTCGAGGAGCTCGGGGTCGTCGACGAGATCGACCTTGTTGAGGAAGACGACGATGTAGGGGACGCCGACCTGGCGGGCCAGGAGGACGTGCTCGCGGGTCTGGGGCATGGGGCCGTCAGCCGCGGAGACGACGAGGATGGCGCCGTCCATCTGTGCGGCACCGGTGATCATGTTCTTGACGAAGTCGGCGTGGCCGGGACAGTCCACGTGTGCGTAGTGGCGCTTCTCGGTCTCGTACTCCGTGTGGGAGGAGGCGATGGTGACGGTCTTGTTGGCGTCACGGACGGTGCCGCCCTTGGTGATGTCGGCGTAAGACTTGATGATGCCGCCGAACCGAGCCGCGGAGCGGGCGGAGAGGGCGGCGGTGAGGGTCGACTTGCCATGGTCGATGTGGCCGATGGTGCCGACGTTGACGTGTGGCTTTGTTCTCTCGAAGACGCCCTTTGCCATGACTGTTCTCCAACCGTTTGTTCGTCGCCCGGGGGAAAGGGATCGGGCCGATGCCCGCCTGACCACCCCGGCGGTGTGGGGATGTGTATGAGATGCGCGACGCCGAGGGCGCTCGGTGATGAATCCGAGGCGTCCAAGTGCCGTCCGGCCACGCGCCGGAAGGGGGACAAGTGTAGCCGTCACGGGCGGGGCCTTCCCAAGCCCGACCGCGGGACCACCAGAAGAGCCGCTAGTGGGATTTGAACCCACGACCTCACCCTTACCAAGGGTGCGCTCTACCACTGAGCTACAGCGGCAACGCCCGGGCGCAGCCCGAGCGGGAAGGGATGGTAGGCCGGAGGAAGGTTCGGTCAAAGGTCGGCGCGGGAAGGGGGATCGATTGCCGGGGCGACTTTTCGAGGTCTGTTGCGAATCCCCTTCCCCGTCGTGCCGAAATGGTGTAGGTTCATGCGGGAGCCGTAGTTGCGTGCGAGGTGTTGGGCCAGGCGGGAGTTGTGGGATATGAAGACGCGTGCGATGGTCGGTATGGCGACGGGCGCGATGCTCCTCGGGGTCGCGGGCACCGCCTCTGCGACGTGGTCGATCATCATCATCGACACGCGGACCGGCGAGATCGGCGTTGCCTCGGCGACGTGTCTGACGGGGTTTGACTTGCGAGTCAACACGCCGGTGCTGATCCCGGGTGTCGGGGCCGCGACGGCACAGTCATTTGTTGACGGCAGCGGGCAGAACCGTGTGAAGGTGCGGGACATGCTGGTGCAGGGGGCGCACCCGGACGACATTCTTGCGGCACTCTCGGTCTTTGATTCCGGTCACCAGACGCGCCAGTACGGGATCGCGGACACGCGCGGCCGAGCCGCGACGTTCAGCGGCACGGGTGCGGGCGCGTGGGCGGGCGGGCAGATCGGTGTGATCACGCAGGGCGGTGAGTTGGGAGATTTGGTCTACGCCGTGCAGGGGAACGTGCTGACTGGCGAGCCGGTTGTGACGAACGCCGTGCAGGCGATCATCGACACGCCGGGCGATATCGCGGCGAAGCTGATGGCATCGATGGAGGCCGCGCGATCCATGGGTGGCGACGGGCGTTGCTCGTGCCCGGGGTCGGGTGGGCCGACGGGGTGCGGGGCTCCGCCCCCGAGTTTCGCCAAGAGCGCGCACATCGCGTACATGCTGATCTCACGCGATGGCGATACGCCGGGGTGCAACAGCGTGATCCGGGCGGGGAGCAGGCCCTTCGATCTTGCGATCGGCGATGTCGACGGCGACGGGCGCGCGGATGTCGTGACGTGCTCCGACGGCACGACGATCGTTCTGCTGAACGCGCGCGAGCCCGGCGACGCGTTCGTCACGTTCAGAGAGCAGGTGGCGTATCCCTCCGGCGCGGACACCCGAGGGGTCGCGATCGCGGATATCACGGGCGATGGTGTGCCCGACATCGTCGCTGCGGCGTATGGCGCGGACTCTCTGGTCGTGCAGCCCGGGAACGGCGACGGCACGTTCGGCGCGCCGATGGTGTTTGCTGCGGGCGATGGGCCGCGTCTGGTCGCCACGGGCGACTTCAACGGCGATGGGCTGGTTGATGCGGCGTGCACGAACCAGTTGTCGAACGATGTGTCGATCTATCTGAACATCGGCGGGACGCTCGGGGCTCAGACGAGGAGGACGGTCGGCTCGGCGCCATCGTCGATCTTCGCGGGCGACTTCGACGGCGACGGGGACGTTGATCTGGCGGTGCTTGTGAACGGCGCGAGGCGTGTGTCGATTCTGAGGAACGACGGCGCGGGCGCGTTCGCGGTCTCTGCGGCGATTACGATCGGCGAGAACCCGACCGACATGTGCATGGCCGATCTGGACGGCGACGGCGATCTTGACCTGGCGACGGCGGATCGCGGCTCGAACGCGCTGAGCATCCTGACCAACAACGGCGCTGGGGCGTTCACGCGGACGACGATCGGATCGCCCTCTGCGCCGACGCGGCTCCGCGCGTTGGATGTCACGGGGGACGGGCTGGTCGATATCGTCGTGACCGCGGCGACGGATCGTCGCGCCCGCGTGTACGAGGGGAACGGCGCGGGCGGGTTCGCGCTCCGTACATCGTTCTCCGTCAATGACGGGCTGCTCGACCTTGAACTCGAGGACATGAACGACGATGGAACGCCGGATGTCGTCGCTGTCGGCGGGGGTGTCCAGTCCATCATCGTGGTGGAATCGAACGGTCCCGCGGCGTGGAACGACGGGAGCGGATGCGCAACCGGCGATTACTTCATGAACTTCAACGTCGCCAACACCGTGGCCTCCGACCCGGAGCCGGTGTTCACGCTGCAGACGATGTACGACGCGTGGCGTGCGGCCCTCGTCGGGCGTCCGGATGCGGTCGCGTCCCGCGTGTGGTTCGATGCGCCCGCGTTGCCGACCGATGGACGCGTGGTGATGACGATCGAACTACTCGACTGGCGGGGCGAGCCGATCACGATCGAGCCCGGCGCACTGCTGGTTGAGCACGCATCGGGCTCCGATGAACTCTCTGAGATCGGTGTGCCGGAAGCGATCGGGGGCGGGGTGTATCGCGTTGCGCTGCACGGACCAGACGCGGGCACCGGGCACGATCGATTCCTCGTTGTCGCGCTCGATGAGATCAGGCCCGTGACGCTGATGCCTGCGGCCTCGATCGGCATCGTGGTCTCACCTGCGGACTTCGACGGGAGCGGCGAGATCGACATTCTTGATTTCCTCACGTTCTTCGACGCCTTCGGCTCCGGCGATATGAGCGCGGACCTCACGGGCGACGGCGCGCTCGACGAGAACGATGTCGCGCT from Phycisphaeraceae bacterium includes the following:
- the rpmG gene encoding 50S ribosomal protein L33, yielding MAKKKGMAREYVWLQCSECGDLNYRTEVNTKGGMPEKMKAGLSKYSPRLRKHTLHKVKRK
- the tuf gene encoding elongation factor Tu, with amino-acid sequence MAKGVFERTKPHVNVGTIGHIDHGKSTLTAALSARSAARFGGIIKSYADITKGGTVRDANKTVTIASSHTEYETEKRHYAHVDCPGHADFVKNMITGAAQMDGAILVVSAADGPMPQTREHVLLARQVGVPYIVVFLNKVDLVDDPELLELVEMEIRELLNKYEFPGDKTPIIRGQSKAALENPKDDAICKPIDELFEAIDTWIPEPTREIDKPFLMSVEDVFSIKGRGTVATGRIERGIMKVGDPVEIVGLRSDSKTSVITGVEMFNKTLDSGQAGDNVGALLRGVEKNDVERGQVLCKPGSIKPHTQFKGEVYILTKEEGGRHTPFFNGYRPQFYFRTTDVTGACALPTGVEMCMPGDNVTMTIDLGDKPVAMEPGVRFAVREGGKTIGSGVVTEIIK
- a CDS encoding VCBS repeat-containing protein, whose product is MKTRAMVGMATGAMLLGVAGTASATWSIIIIDTRTGEIGVASATCLTGFDLRVNTPVLIPGVGAATAQSFVDGSGQNRVKVRDMLVQGAHPDDILAALSVFDSGHQTRQYGIADTRGRAATFSGTGAGAWAGGQIGVITQGGELGDLVYAVQGNVLTGEPVVTNAVQAIIDTPGDIAAKLMASMEAARSMGGDGRCSCPGSGGPTGCGAPPPSFAKSAHIAYMLISRDGDTPGCNSVIRAGSRPFDLAIGDVDGDGRADVVTCSDGTTIVLLNAREPGDAFVTFREQVAYPSGADTRGVAIADITGDGVPDIVAAAYGADSLVVQPGNGDGTFGAPMVFAAGDGPRLVATGDFNGDGLVDAACTNQLSNDVSIYLNIGGTLGAQTRRTVGSAPSSIFAGDFDGDGDVDLAVLVNGARRVSILRNDGAGAFAVSAAITIGENPTDMCMADLDGDGDLDLATADRGSNALSILTNNGAGAFTRTTIGSPSAPTRLRALDVTGDGLVDIVVTAATDRRARVYEGNGAGGFALRTSFSVNDGLLDLELEDMNDDGTPDVVAVGGGVQSIIVVESNGPAAWNDGSGCATGDYFMNFNVANTVASDPEPVFTLQTMYDAWRAALVGRPDAVASRVWFDAPALPTDGRVVMTIELLDWRGEPITIEPGALLVEHASGSDELSEIGVPEAIGGGVYRVALHGPDAGTGHDRFLVVALDEIRPVTLMPAASIGIVVSPADFDGSGEIDILDFLTFFDAFGSGDMSADLTGDGALDENDVALFMAGFAR